The segment AGTCTTCGCCCCTTCTCTTCGGGAAGAGAAGGGGCTGGGGGATTTGAGTTGTTTTTTTATTCAATCGATCGCGACCGACTATTTCGTGGGGTCGAAACCGAGGAGCTGGATCTTTTCATACCAGTTGACCAGGCTGGCCAGGGCGGCGTAGAGCATGATGATGGTGGTCGACTTGATGACGATCTTGTACCACAGCTTATTGGCGTACTCTGCGAACAGCACCTGCAACCCCCTCATGACGATGTAGCAGGCGATGGCAAACAGCGTATAGTTCATTTTTCCTCCTTTTTCCTCAATCTATCAGATCATTTTACCTGGAAATGGCCGGTTAGGGAACCAAGGTCAACTTGACGATCTCCGAGCGCGACAGGAAACGCATTGGCGGCCCCCAGGTGCTGGTCCCGGCGCTGGTGTAAATATGGGCCCGGCCCAGGCGATAGAGGCCGGCGGGATACTTGTAGATCAGCCAGACCAGGAAATCCATGGGTGGGATCTGGCCGGCGTGGGTATGCCCTGAGAGCTGCAGAACGATCCCCGCCTGCGCCGCCCGGGCAAAGCGGTCGGGACGGTGGTAAAGGAGGATCTTGGGAACATCCGTGGCCGCAGTGCGCAAGGCCTCATCGAGGTCGGGGCCGGCGAAGGCGAAGCTTTTTCCGGCATCGTCGTCCAGGCCGATGATACAGAGTTTTCCGTCGATGTTCCAGGCCTGGTTGCGCAGGATGCGCCAGCCGCATTTGCGGGCCAGTTCGCTGAACAGATCGATCCCGGCATAAAATTCGTGGTTGCCGGTGACGGCCACCACGCCATGCCTGGCCTTGAGGCCCATCAGCAGACGGCAGTACTCCCCGCTTTGACCGATATCGCGGTCGAGGACGTCGCCGGTGATGCATATCAGGTCGGGGGCCAGGCCATTGACCCGTTCAACGATCCATTGCAGGCGCTTGAGCGGGGTCAGGTTGCCCAGATGCAGATCGGACAAATGGACGATGGAAAAACCGTTGCATTCAGGACGCAATCCGGGGATCGGCACCGCGATCTCCCTGACCCGCGGGTGGCGCTGTCCGTTGTAGATGGAGAATCCCGATACCAGGGAAATAATCAGCAGAGCCGCAATGACCAGCCATCGGCGGCTGCCGGGAAAGAGCAGCGAGGCAACCGCTTCCAATGCAAAGAAGGCCAGCGAGATGGCCACGATCCCCAGCCAGAGCGAACCGAAAAGACGCAGGGAACCGAACAGCCGCGAACGGCTGAGAGACTCGGCCAGTATGAAGCTCAGGGCCGCGGCCAGCATGAATATTTTCAGGGCCAGGCGCGGACCGGCCGTCAACGACAGGCCGTTGGCGACGCGCTGGTAGATGAACCAATGCATTCCTCCATAGATGCTCAGGGCGATGACGATGAAGACGATGAAATAAATCTTGGGCATGGTTCTCCTTTTCGTTAGGGAACGCAAATTTGCGTTCCCTACACAACCTACTTCACGATGTTTCCGCCCCGGCGCATCACGGTTTCCTGCCGATCAGCAGCGACGCGTCGAAAGGAGTCTGGCGCCGGACGATCTTTTTCAATCCGGCATCCCGCATCCAGCCGCCCAATTCCCTGGCGGTGAAGGTGTCGCCCGCCCGGGTGGCGACAAGCATGTTCAAGGCGAAAAATGCCCCCGTTGCCGGCCGGGTGCGGCCGGGGTCCATGACGAAGTCCTGGATGACCAGCTGCCCGCCCGGATTCAACGACGCGGCGGCGCGGGCGATCAGGCGCCGGTTTTCGGCCGGGCGGTTCATGTGGACGA is part of the Candidatus Aminicenantes bacterium genome and harbors:
- a CDS encoding metallophosphoesterase → MPKIYFIVFIVIALSIYGGMHWFIYQRVANGLSLTAGPRLALKIFMLAAALSFILAESLSRSRLFGSLRLFGSLWLGIVAISLAFFALEAVASLLFPGSRRWLVIAALLIISLVSGFSIYNGQRHPRVREIAVPIPGLRPECNGFSIVHLSDLHLGNLTPLKRLQWIVERVNGLAPDLICITGDVLDRDIGQSGEYCRLLMGLKARHGVVAVTGNHEFYAGIDLFSELARKCGWRILRNQAWNIDGKLCIIGLDDDAGKSFAFAGPDLDEALRTAATDVPKILLYHRPDRFARAAQAGIVLQLSGHTHAGQIPPMDFLVWLIYKYPAGLYRLGRAHIYTSAGTSTWGPPMRFLSRSEIVKLTLVP